From the genome of Alkalihalobacillus sp. TS-13:
TTGGTATACACAATATTTCATATATATGAAAGACCTGCTCACTGGTGATCTTGGGAATTCAATTCGTACCCACGCACCGATCAGTGAAGAGATATGGCCTTATTTTGCAGCAACATTGGAGCTGTCACTATTCGCAATGATCATCGCAGTAGTAGTCGGAGTAAACGCAGGGATCATCAGTGCATGGTTCCAAAACTCTTGGTTCGACTATGTTGCCATGCTTCTTGCACTTATCGGCGTTTCCATGCCGATCTTCTGGCTTGGGTTGATGGAACAATGGGCTTTTGCAGTCAAGTGGGAAATATTCCCTACCTCAGGCAGGGAGAGTATATTGAATCCTGTTGATTCGATTACAAATCTGTACATCATCGATACGATCATACAAGGGCGTTTCGATCAATTACAGACGGTCTTGAAACACTTAGTTCTACCGGGGATTGCATTAGCTACGATCCCGATGGCGATCATCGCAAGGATGACTCGTTCAAGCATGTTGGAAGTCATGCGTTCCGACTATATCCGTACAGCGCGTGCAAAAGGACTCCGTATGTTTTGGGTAGTTTACAAGCACTCATTGAAGAATGCATTCATCCCTGTATTGACAGTCATTGGTCTACAGATGGGTCTGTTGTTAGGGGGAGCAATCCTTACAGAAACAATCTTCAGTTGGCCTGGAATCGGAAGATACATCTATGATGCGATCGGATTCCGTGATTACCCAGTCATCCAATCCGGAATACTTGTCATTGCCCTGGTTTTTGTAACGATTAATCTTCTAG
Proteins encoded in this window:
- a CDS encoding ABC transporter permease, which codes for MFAYTIRRILMLIPVLIGMSLIVFFLIRAIPGDPAQIILGQQASKEAVTQLRDSLGLDEPWYTQYFIYMKDLLTGDLGNSIRTHAPISEEIWPYFAATLELSLFAMIIAVVVGVNAGIISAWFQNSWFDYVAMLLALIGVSMPIFWLGLMEQWAFAVKWEIFPTSGRESILNPVDSITNLYIIDTIIQGRFDQLQTVLKHLVLPGIALATIPMAIIARMTRSSMLEVMRSDYIRTARAKGLRMFWVVYKHSLKNAFIPVLTVIGLQMGLLLGGAILTETIFSWPGIGRYIYDAIGFRDYPVIQSGILVIALVFVTINLLVDLLYAAIDPRIKYQ